The Scatophagus argus isolate fScaArg1 chromosome 20, fScaArg1.pri, whole genome shotgun sequence genome window below encodes:
- the derl2 gene encoding derlin-2 gives MAYQTLQQEYFQIPVVTRAYTTACVLTTAAVQLEIITPFQLYFNPDLILRNYQVWRLITNFLFFGPVGFNFLFNMIFLYRYCRMLEEGSFRGRTADFVFMFLFGGLLMTIFGTFVSLVFLGQAFTIMLVYVWSRRNPNVRMNFFGLLNFQAPFLPWVLMGFSLLLGNSIIVDLLGIAVGHVYFFLEDVFPNQPGGGRWLKTPSIIKMLFDTAEEDANYNPLPEERPGGFAWGEGQRLGG, from the exons ATGGCTTACCAGACACTACAACAGGAGTACTTCCAGATTCCTGTTGTTACCAGGGCATATACAACCGCTTGTGTCCTCACAACTGCTGCAGTG CAACTGGAAATCATCACACCATTTCAGCTATACTTCAATCCGGATTTGATTCTAAGGAATTACCAG GTATGGCGACTAATAaccaacttcctgtttttcgGCCCAGTTGGCTTCAATTTCCTGTTCAATATGATTTTTCT GTACAGATACTGTCGCATGCTAGAGGAGGGCTCTTTCAGGGGACGCACGGCTGACTTCGTCTTCATGTTCCTCTTTGGTGGGCTTCTGATGACT ATATTTGGCACTTTTGTGAGCCTGGTTTTTCTGGGCCAAGCCTTCACTATCATGCTGGTGTACGTGTGGAGTCGGCGAAACCCAAACGTTCGCATGAACTTCTTTGGCCTTCTGAATTTCCAGGCTCCCTTCCTGCCCTGGGTGCTGATGGGATTCTCACTTCTGCTGGGCAACTCCATCATTGTGGATCTTTTAG GTATTGCTGTTGGTCATGTGTACTTCTTTCTGGAGGACGTTTTCCCGAACCAGCCAGGTGGTGGAAGGTGGCTGAAGACCCCATCTATCAT AAAGATGCTGTTTGACACTGCAGAGGAAGATGCCAACTACAACCCCCTGCCTGAGGAGCGCCCAGGAGGCTTTGCCTGGGGAGAGGGGCAGCGCCTTGGAGGTTAA
- the smarcb1b gene encoding SWI/SNF-related matrix-associated actin-dependent regulator of chromatin subfamily B member 1b: MQLALSKTFGQKPVKFQLEQDGDFYMVGSEVGNYLRMFRGSLYKRYPSLWRRLASVEERKKIVASSHATSVTLLKASECEEIFEGNDEKYKAVSISTEPPAYLREQKAKRSSQWVPTLPNSSHHLDAVPCSTTINRNRMGRDKKRTFPLCFDDHDPAVIHENAAQVEALVPIRLDMEIDGQKLRDAFTWNMNEKLMTPEMFAEILCDDLDLNPLAFVPAIASAIRQQIESYPTDSILEEQADQRVIIKLNIHVGNISLVDQFEWDMSERENSPESFALKLCSELGLGGEFVTTIAYSIRGQLSWHQRTYAFSENPLPTVEIAIRNTGDADQWCPLLETLTDAEMEKKIRDQDRNTRRMRRLANTAPSW, translated from the exons ATGCAATTGGCTTTGAGTAAAACGTTTGGCCAGAAGCCAGTGAAATTTCAGTTAGAACAAGATGGGGACTTTTACATGGTTGGGTCAGAG GTTGGAAACTATTTGCGTATGTTCAGAGGCTCTCTGTATAAAAGATATCCATCTTTATGGAGGAGGCTGGCctcagtggaggagaggaagaaaattgTAGCATCATCACATG CCACTAGTGTTACTCTCCTGAAGGCATCGGAATGTGAAGAGATCTTCGAGGGTAATGATGAGAAATACAAGGCGGTGTCCATCAGCACAGAGCCCCCAGCTTACCTCAG GGAGCAGAAGGCAAAGAGAAGCAGTCAGTGGGTTCCCACGCTGCCCAACAGCTCTCACCATCTGGATGCTGTGCCTTGCTCCACCACCATCAACCGCAACCGAATGGGCCGCGACAAGAAAAGAACGTTCCCCCTGTG CTTTGATGACCATGACCCTGCAGTGATTCATGAGAATGCAGCACAGGTAGAGGCATTGGTTCCCATTCGTCTAGACATGGAGATAGATGGACAGAAACTGCGAGATGCCTTCACTTGGAACATGAATG AAAAACTGATGACCCCAGAGATGTTTGCAGAAATTTTATGTGATGACCTGGATCTGAATCCTCTGGCCTTTGTTCCCGCAATTGCCTCAGCCATTCGTCAGCAGATTGAGTCCTACCCAACTGACAGCATACTAGAAGAGCAGGCAGACCAGAGAGTCATCATTAAG CTAAACATCCACGTGGGGAACATTTCTCTGGTGGACCAGTTTGAGTGGGACATGTCAGAGAGGGAGAACTCACCGGAGTCCTTTGCACTGAAGCTGTGCTCTGAGCTGGGTTTGGGGGGGGAGTTTGTCACCACTATTGCTTACAGCATTCGTGGTCAGCTCAGCTGGCACCAGAGGACCTATGCCTTCAG TGAGAACCCACTCCCCACTGTAGAGATTGCCATCCGCAACACAGGCGATGCAGACCAGTGGTGCCCCCTGCTGGAGACCCTCACAGATGCTGAAATGGAGAAGAAGATCCGAGACCAAGACAGGAACACAAG GCGTATGAGACGACTGGCCAACACCGCTCCTTCCTGGTAG